CTCCAGGGTGGGGACGACGAGGACCGGCTCCTGGCCCGCGGCGAGGACGAGGACGGTGAGCCGTTCGGTGATCGCGGTCGGCTGGTAGCCGGTGAGGTAGACGAGGTCGGGGCCGGGCGCGACGAGTACACCCGCGAGCCCGGCGTCCGCCGCGGACTCGGCCGCTCGGGTCATCCGGGCCCGGTAGTCGTCCGCGGTGAAGGGCACGACCTCTTCGACGGATGCGGGGGGAGTGCTCGGCATGGGGTGCTCCTTCTCGGCGACGGTGGCGAGCGCGGCGGTGGCGGGCGCGGCGGGCAGCGGCGGGCGCCCCTCGGCGCCGGCGCCGTACAGCATCCTGCCCCCGGCCGGGCCCCGACGCGACCGCTCAGCGGCGGTCCGGGCCCTGCGCGATGAGCCGCTCAAGGAGTTCCTGGAAGTCGTCGCCGACGACGATCCGCAGGTCGCCGCGCTCCTCGTCGTGCTCGCTGAGCTGGGTGAGCGTGCCGCCGCGCCACCAGAAGACGTACGGGCTGATGGCGCCCGGCGTGTCCTCGTACCCGGAGGCGGCGAAGGAGGCCATCGCGCCGAGCGCCGGGATGATCGAGGTGTCCCGGATGGGATGGAAGGCGAGCTGGTGACGGAAGGGCAGGGCGACGAGCGCACCGTGCTCGCCGAGCGGCAGGCCGGTGACGCGCTGGGCGACGCCGTCCAGGTCGAGGACGCGGCTCGCGGTGTAGAAGGAGTCGCCGAGGATGATCTCGAAGCACATGCCGTCGGCGTCGCGGACGGTCTCGTGCTCCTCCACGGGCAGCCCGCGCAGATTGCGCAGCGCCCGGTCGCGGAGCTGTGCGTGGTCGCCGAGCCGTTCGAGCGCCTCGTCGGTGAGCATCATGACGCTCTCCGGCAGGTCGAGGGCGAGGACCTCGTAGAGCCCGGGGGCGACGGTCCTCGCGTAGCCGAAGGCGCCGGCGTCGATGCCGTCGCCGCTGACGACCCGGGGGTAGAGCTGGGCGCGGATCTGCTCCGGCCGGAGGGTCTCCAGGGCGGACGGTCCTTCCATCGCCCGGACGACCAGCTCGACATGACGGTGGATCAGCTGCGGCCAGACGCGCGCGCCCCGGCGGTCCTGGTGGCAGACGGCGGCGAGGTTGCCGAGGCCGAACCTGCGCCCCTTGTCGTCGACGACGTGGTCCGCGAAGACCGAGACCTCCAGGCCCAGCTCGGCGAAGGTGGCGCGGACCCGGCCGCGGAAGAGCGCGGCCTCCCGCTCCGAGAAGTACGCGAACTCGGGATCCCTCGGCTCGTCCTCGCCGTCCCGCTTCGGTCCTCGCCGCAGCCAGCCCACGTCAGCCCGCCTTCCGTCGCCCCGTCGCCGTTGCGCACAGGGTAGCGAGTGCATGTGTCAGCTCTTGAGCCGTCGCGCGAACTCGGCAGCCGGACCGGCGGGTTCACCGGTTTCGTCCCCGCCGTGGCCCGGGAGGAGGAGTTCGGTGCGGTGGACGAGCCGGGGTGCGACCAGCGGGACGGCGGCGGTGCCCGGGACACCGGCCGCCACGGGGAGCGGCAGGAGCGCGAGGCCGTGCCCGGCGGCGGCGAGGGCGGCGAGGGTACGGGTGTCGGTGCCCTCGTAGCGCAGGGCCGTACGGAAGCCCCGGCCGGCGGGTCCGGCGTGGACGGCCCGCAGCTGACCGAGGGGGACGCCGGCGGCGGGCGCGTCGAGCCAGCGGGCGTCCACGAGGTCGTCGAGCCGGAGCCCGGTGCGCCCGGCGAGGGGATGGCCGGCGGGCAGGACGACGGCGAGCGGCTCCTCGGCGACGCCGGTCGCGGAGAGCGGGGCGACGTCGGGCAGCCGCAGCGGGTCGCTGGGTGCGGCGATCCCGTCGACGAGTCCCGCGTCGGCCTCGCCGGTGGCGACGGCCTCGGGCACCCGCTCGCGGGGCAGGCCGTGCAGGGTGACCCCGGTGGCAGGAAGGGCGGCGAGGGTACGGGGGTGCAGGGCGAGCGGGGAGGCGGCGACGCTCAGGGTCGTACGGGGCGCGGCGGCGAACCGGCCGAGGTCGGCGCGGGCGGCGTCGAGGCGGAGGAGGAGCGCCCCGGCGTGTTCGAGGAGCCGTTGCCCGGCGGGGGTGGGTGCGACGGGCCGCCGGGTGAGGAGGGGCAGCCCGAGGTCGGTCTCCAGGGCGGCGATGTGCTGGGAGACGGCGGACTGGGTGTAGCCCAGCTCGCACGCGGCCTCCGAGAAGGAGGCGAGGCGGGCGACGGTGACGTACGTACGAAGCAGGTGCGGGTCCACGCAGGCCGCTCAGGAACCGTCGCGCGCGGTGAGCAGAGCACGGGCGTAGTGGGCGAGCGAGCGGTTGTAGCGGGGCAGCAGCGGCGCGAGGGCGCCGAGGGCGAGGGAGGCGGCCTCGCGGTCGCGGCCGGTGTCGGCGAGGGCGAGGGCGAGGAAGGCGTCGACGGCGCCGGAGAGCGCGAGCTCGTCGGCGTCGAGCCGGTCGGCGGGGATGTCGCGCTCGGCGGTGAGGAGTTCGACGCTGCGGTCGGGCCGGCCGAGGTTGCGGAGGCTGCTGGCGAGCTGGACGACGGCCCGGCGGCGGCGCAGCCCGGTGAGGCCGTGGTCGAGGGCGCGCTCGTAGAGGCGGACGGCCTCCACGGGCAGGCCGGTGGAGTCGTGGGCGGCGCCCAGCTCGAACAGGGCCGCGGCGTCGTCGGCGGGCCGCTCGGCGGCGAGTCCGGCGACGAGGGCGCGGAACGCGGCGGGCTCGTGGTCGTCGAGGTGCGTCCAGAGCGCGGCGACGCGGCGGTCCCAGTCCTGATCGGTGGAGGTCATGCGGCCACCCTATCCACGGCCGCATAAGCAAATGTGATGGAGAGTGCAGGAATCATCGTTGGACGTGAAGAGAGGCAGCCGACGAGCATGGCCGCCATGAACACGAACACCTCGCACCGCCCCACTCCCCGCATCGCCCTGGTCGGCGACCGTTCCCCGCACGTCAGGTCCCATGTCCGCGTCCCCGTCCTCCTCGACGCGCTCGCCGAGCGGGACGGGCTCGTGCTCGACGCGTACTGGATCCCGACGGGCGACGCGGAGGCGCCGGGCGCGGTGCAGGGCTTCGACGCGGTGTGGGTGCTGCCGGGCAGCCCGTACGCGAGCGAGGCGGGGGCGCTGGCCGCGATCCGTACGGCCCGCGAGGACGGCATCCCCTTCCTCGGCACCTGCGGCGGCTTCCAGCACGCCCTCCTTGAGTACGCGCGGAACGTCTGCGGCCTGTCCCGCGCCGCGCACGCCGAGAACGACCCGGCGGCGGACTCCGGCGACCTGCTGATCGCGCCGCTCGCCTGCTCGCTCGTCGGCCACGAGGGCGTCGTCCGGGTCACCCCCGGCTCGCTCGCCGAGCGCGCCCTCGGCGCGGAGCGGACCACCGAGCGCTACCACTGCGAGTACGGCCCGGACAGCCGTCACCTCGACACCCTGCGGGCCCACGGGCTGCGTTTCACGGGCGCGGACGAGGAGGGCGGGATCCGCGTCGCGGAACTCCCCGCGCACCCCTTCTTCCTGGCGACCCTGTTCCAGCCGGAACTCGCGGGCGACGGCACCCGCCCGCACCCCCTGATCCGCGCCCTGGCGACGGCGGCGGCAGGGCACGCGGGGAAGCGGGCCGTTTCGGCAGGGGCGGGGTCCTAGGGGTTCAGACGCGCGGCAGGTGGTTGCTCACCACGTCGAGCAGCTGCTCCGCTTCTTCCGGGGAGCTGAGCCCGCGCTTGGGCAGGACCTCCGCGAGCAGGATGTTCGGGTCGCGGCTGAGGAGCACCACGTGGTCACGGGTCTCGCGGTAGCCGCGGAAGACCGACCAGCGCTGGAGGAGCGTCACGTGCTCGGTTTCGGTCGTGATCCCCGTCCCGCTCACGGAGGCCCGGTACTCGCCCTGCCATTCGACCGTGCGCAGCGCGTGGTTCGCCTGGATGTGGGGTGTCGCCCAGATCAGGACGGCGCAGAAGGCGGCGAGCGCGATCGGCACGGTGAAGCTCCGCTGCGCGACCACGAGCAGCAGGGCGCTGCCGCCGAACAACAGCGTGAAACCCCATCGGACGAGGTGGAGGCGCCGCAGCCGCTCGCGCACGAGAACGGCCGTGAGGATGTCGGCGCGCGTCGGCCGGTAGACCAGCTCGACCGCGTCCTGGACGCTGCTCTGCCCTGATTCCGTGACCATGACACGCGATCGTACTGTCCCGCTAACTCATCCTCACGATCAGGTGCGCGCGGTCCCGACTCCGGGCCACCACACGGGCGTTGACCTCGTCCGAGTCGTGGACCCAGCGCTCGGCCCGGGCCCGGTCCTTGCCGAAGCGGACGTGTCGCTCGACGAGTCGGGGGACGCGGCGGCGGTCGTCCAGGTCCAGGTACCAGACCTCGTCGAGGAGGGGCAGGGCCGCGGCCCAGGGGCCCTCGTCGTGGAGGAGGTAGTTGCCCTCGGTGACGACGAGCGGGACGTCGGGCGGTACGGGTACCGCCCCGGCGATCGACTCCTCGAGCGAGCGGTCGAAGGCCGGGGCGTAGACGGTGGTGCCGGGCGCGGGGGCGCGGAGCCGGGCGAGGAGAGCCGTGTACCCGGCGGCGTCGAAGGTGTCGGGAGCGCCCTTCCGGCCGGCCCGGCCGAGGCGCTCCAGTTCGGCCTGCGCGAGATGGAAGCCGTCCATCGGGACGAGGACGGCGAGCCCGTCGAGGCGCGCGACGAGCCGGGCGGCCAGCGTGGACTTCCCCGCCCCGGGCGCGCCCGCGATGCCGAGTATCGGCCGGTGGCGCGCGCCGGGCCCCGGCGTCTCCCCTTGCCCCTGCCCCTGCCTCTGCCCCTGCTCCTGCTCCTGCTCCGCGAGGGCGCGCGCCCGGGCGGCGAGCCGGTCGAACTGCTGCGCGTCCATGCGCGGCATTCTCGCACCGGGCGAGCCGGTTGACGCGGGTAGATTCCTCCGTATTACTTTTGACCCCATGCCGTCCATCGCACTCGTCACCCTCGTCGTCCGTGACTACGACGAGGCCATCGCCTTCTACACCGACGCCCTGGGCTTCGACCTCGTCGAGGACACCGACCGGGGCGACGGCAGTCGCTGGGTCGTCGTCCGCCCGCGCGGCGCGGCCGGGGTCGGCGGCCTCGGCAACGCGGGCCTGCTCCTGGCCCGCGCGAAGAACGAGGCCGAGGCGGCCTCGGTCGGCAACCAGACGGGCGGCCGGGTCGGCTTCTTCCTCCACACCGAGGACTTCGCCCGCGACCACGCCCGGATGACGGCGGCGGGGGTCGTGTTCAAGGAGGAGCCGCGCCACGAGCCGTACGGCTCGGTCGCCGTCTTCGAGGACCTCTACGGCAACCGATGGGACCTCCTCCAGCCGGCGGACGACGCCCCCTCCTCGTAGCGACGCCTACGCCTGCCCGGACAGCCGGTCGAGCCGGTCGCGCTGGGCCGGTGTCAGACGGAGGTCTGCCGCCGCGACGTTCTCCTCCAGGTGTGCCACGCGCCCGGTGCCCGGGATCGGGAGGATCACCGGCGAGCGGTCGAGCAGCCACGCGAGGGAGACCTGCGCGGGAGTGGCGTCGAGTTCGGAGGCGACGGCGGCGATCTCGGCCGCCGCGCCGCCCGGCGCCTCTCCGGCGACGGGCCGCCACGGCAGGAACGCGATGCCCGCCGCCTCGCAGGCCGCGAGCACGGGCTCGTGTTCGCGGTCGACCAGGCTGTAGCGGTTCTGCACGCTCGCGATGTCGACGATCTCCCGCGCCCTGTCGAGTTCGGTGACGGTGACCTCGGACAGGCCGATCCGTCCGACCTTGCCCTCCGCCTGGAGCTCCCGCAGGGCCCCGAGCTGGTCGGCGAGGGGCGTTCCCGGGTCGATGCGGTGCAGCTGGAGCAGCTCGATCCGCTCGACGCGCAGCCGCCGGAGAGCCTGCTCGACCTGGTCGCGCAGGGCGTCCGGCCGTGCGTCGTGCTTCCACCCCTCCGCC
The sequence above is a segment of the Streptomyces sp. NBC_01255 genome. Coding sequences within it:
- a CDS encoding LysR family transcriptional regulator, which codes for MDPHLLRTYVTVARLASFSEAACELGYTQSAVSQHIAALETDLGLPLLTRRPVAPTPAGQRLLEHAGALLLRLDAARADLGRFAAAPRTTLSVAASPLALHPRTLAALPATGVTLHGLPRERVPEAVATGEADAGLVDGIAAPSDPLRLPDVAPLSATGVAEEPLAVVLPAGHPLAGRTGLRLDDLVDARWLDAPAAGVPLGQLRAVHAGPAGRGFRTALRYEGTDTRTLAALAAAGHGLALLPLPVAAGVPGTAAVPLVAPRLVHRTELLLPGHGGDETGEPAGPAAEFARRLKS
- a CDS encoding tetratricopeptide repeat protein, with product MTSTDQDWDRRVAALWTHLDDHEPAAFRALVAGLAAERPADDAAALFELGAAHDSTGLPVEAVRLYERALDHGLTGLRRRRAVVQLASSLRNLGRPDRSVELLTAERDIPADRLDADELALSGAVDAFLALALADTGRDREAASLALGALAPLLPRYNRSLAHYARALLTARDGS
- a CDS encoding CTP synthase C-terminal region-related (seleno)protein, translating into MNTNTSHRPTPRIALVGDRSPHVRSHVRVPVLLDALAERDGLVLDAYWIPTGDAEAPGAVQGFDAVWVLPGSPYASEAGALAAIRTAREDGIPFLGTCGGFQHALLEYARNVCGLSRAAHAENDPAADSGDLLIAPLACSLVGHEGVVRVTPGSLAERALGAERTTERYHCEYGPDSRHLDTLRAHGLRFTGADEEGGIRVAELPAHPFFLATLFQPELAGDGTRPHPLIRALATAAAGHAGKRAVSAGAGS
- a CDS encoding YcxB family protein; the encoded protein is MVTESGQSSVQDAVELVYRPTRADILTAVLVRERLRRLHLVRWGFTLLFGGSALLLVVAQRSFTVPIALAAFCAVLIWATPHIQANHALRTVEWQGEYRASVSGTGITTETEHVTLLQRWSVFRGYRETRDHVVLLSRDPNILLAEVLPKRGLSSPEEAEQLLDVVSNHLPRV
- a CDS encoding nucleoside/nucleotide kinase family protein, with the protein product MPRMDAQQFDRLAARARALAEQEQEQGQRQGQGQGETPGPGARHRPILGIAGAPGAGKSTLAARLVARLDGLAVLVPMDGFHLAQAELERLGRAGRKGAPDTFDAAGYTALLARLRAPAPGTTVYAPAFDRSLEESIAGAVPVPPDVPLVVTEGNYLLHDEGPWAAALPLLDEVWYLDLDDRRRVPRLVERHVRFGKDRARAERWVHDSDEVNARVVARSRDRAHLIVRMS
- a CDS encoding VOC family protein; translated protein: MPSIALVTLVVRDYDEAIAFYTDALGFDLVEDTDRGDGSRWVVVRPRGAAGVGGLGNAGLLLARAKNEAEAASVGNQTGGRVGFFLHTEDFARDHARMTAAGVVFKEEPRHEPYGSVAVFEDLYGNRWDLLQPADDAPSS
- a CDS encoding aldo/keto reductase produces the protein MTATTFRIGGDLSVRRLGFGAMRLPAGPGEAREASLQVARRAVELGVTLIDTAHMYGWGANEELLAEALHPYADGLLIATKVGIVRTDSAEGWKHDARPDALRDQVEQALRRLRVERIELLQLHRIDPGTPLADQLGALRELQAEGKVGRIGLSEVTVTELDRAREIVDIASVQNRYSLVDREHEPVLAACEAAGIAFLPWRPVAGEAPGGAAAEIAAVASELDATPAQVSLAWLLDRSPVILPIPGTGRVAHLEENVAAADLRLTPAQRDRLDRLSGQA